TCCTTGGAACCAACCAACACAACCATATTCACCACAGGGTTTCGAAAAACAAGCCTGCATTCCTTCCCCTTACTTCACCAGCATAGTATGTGGTTATGGGGGTGGAATGGATGCTTGGCAACAATTACTGAGCAAAGTGCAGCTCTGAGCATGATGGTCAGCAATATGCCCCCAGGCAAAGACGGTACTTGTCGAGCCATGAAAACACGTAAAACcgacaaaacaacaacaataaccatGGAGGAAAAATCACACTCAATTATCAAAAGCACAATTTGCTGTATGCCTGTTACGGAATAAAATGGCTGACTGACATTTTAGCGGGGTGCGCCTCGAGCTATCTGCAGTATCCAGTCTCTATTCATCATATTTGGACAAGTTTAGGGTCAAAGGAAACAGCTTGGAATGAGAGCTATGAAATCTCTGGCAGCAGGGAGAAGAGCAGGTCAGTGGTATGAGAGGAGTCTGGGGTGGGAGCACGAGGCTGAGCTTCTGAGGTTGCTGGTAAGATGATCTGATTGGGAGATGGGGGGGGACAACACCTAATCCTGGATTGGCCGGTGTGCTGCTATCCCCTGGTTATGCAGTAATGACATAGATACAGTCCTATATCTGACCCAGCAGTCAGGGGGGGGTTATATAAATCAACACTGACATGACTTCAAATGAATGAGAGGCATCCAGGATGCTGGCAAGAGTAAAGCAACAAAGCAGCCCGTTGGTATCATCTCAGTATAATGCAAGCAAGGGTTCAAATTGGGGACGACAAGGCGGAGAGGTATGGACGACAGGATGGATAGATGAGAGTTTAGATTTCAATTCGATTAGCAGTTCGTTCTTTACTTAAAATCATGAAAATAGTTCAACGCGGGTAGTAAATCACTGTGATAATAAGGGGAGGATGACTATCATATCACCAATGGGGCGAGTGGAGGATGAGTAGTTGATTTACACTATGTACCACTATACTGTGCCTGTCTGAATAGCCatacttgaattctaaatacactgaacaaaattatgaacgcaacatgtagcgttggtccaatgtttcatgagctgaaataaaacatcctagaaatgtttcatacgcacaaaaggctttttttctctccaattctgtgcacaaatttgtttacatccctgtttagtgagcatttctcctttgccaagagaatccatccacccacctgacaggtgtggcatatcaagaagctgattaaacagcatgatcattacacaggtgcaacttgagCGTGGGACAATAAGAtaacaaccttccggttactagtccaacgctctaaccactaggctaccctgccgccccaaataaaATAGATGAGGACACGCTGTACCCAAATGAACGAATGGCATTAGATGACACATTCTCAGGATGGATGTGCCTAGTTTGCCGATACTTGTTGCTTATCGCATTAGTTTGACTAAATAGTACAttctaaatagtatgtagtataatTTGTACACAGTATGTAGTTTAGTAAGTAATAGGCAAGAGATTTCAGACATGGCTACTGCCTCAAGTGAGTAAAGAGGTGGAGAATGCTTGCATAAAGTTAAGCCTGGCAAGCCTGGAATTAGAGCACAGTAGTGCTGCTGACATGAGAATTAAACTACATAAAAAAAAGTAGTCATAACTGATAGGAGTACGTTGAAATACACAAACCAGCAGATGCCAAGTATTGCCTGTATATTTTATTTTACGTACAGTACAtatacaaaaaaactgaaaatggCCAATACCATTGACCAACGAGGGCAACAGCAGACAGCCATGTTGCTCATCAAAACACAAAATTTCCTGACATCCGCTTCCATCTTAATCATAAAACAGGTGAAAGGAGCTCAGCACTCTCTCCTTTCCCACTCCTAAAGAGTCAACAAAAACCAAAGGGATTCAAAATGGAAAAAAAACGCATCAGGAGCTCTTGGTTGTGTTCATTGGGGCTTGCAAcggaaaacattttgcaacagaaaattAAAATAAGCAATTTCTTATAGGACAAGTACAGGTAGTCCTTGCTTTTTTATTCCGTTTGGGGCCTACTGAACTACCGACACTggccagaagtatgtggacacctgcttgtcgaacatctaattccaaaaaccatgggcattaatatagagttggtcccccctttgctgctatactgggaaggctttccgctagatattggaacatgcttccattcagccataagagctttagtgaggttgggcacggATGTCGtgcgattaggcctgactcgcagttggcgttccaattcatcccaaaggtgttcgaaggGGTTGATGTCTGGGTGTGTAGGCCaggcaagttcttccacaccgatcttgacaaaccatttctgtatttaCCTCGCTtcgtgcacaggggcattgtcctgctgaaacagaaaagggccttccccaaactgttgcggggctaaccatgaaaaacagccccagaccttcattcctcctctaccaaacttGTTGGCGCTATGCAccggggcaggtagcgttctgctggcatccgccaaacccagattcgtccaccGGACTGTcaaatggtgaagcgtgattcgtcCCTTCAGAgaaagcatttccactgctccagagtccaacgtcatcaagctttacatcactccagcagACTCTTGCGATTGCGCATTATGATCTTAGGCTGGTGCGTGGCTCTTCGGCCGTGGAAACCCATTGTTGCgtctagatgtttccacttcacaataacaccgcttgcagttgaccggggcagctaaAGCAagacagaaatttgacaaactgacttgttgtaaaGGTATTATCctttgacggtgccacgttgaaagtcactgagctcttcagtaaggcaattCAACTGAcaatgtctgtctatggagattgcatggcagtgtgctcaattgtatacacctgtcagcaacggctgtggctgaaatagcagaatacACCAATTCCAAGAATGTCCctatacttttggccatgtagtatATGTCCCGACTCCCCTTCCTTCCCCCCTACATTCCAAAAGTGCTGCTTTCAACTAAGATCAATAAAGGTCGATCCTGCAGTCTTCTCCATCTCCAGACATGTAGCCAGTAGTGAGCAGCCACCCATCTCCCCACACCTTCACACGCACACTCAAAAGAGTTGAATTCACAGTATTCTTACAGCATTTCTGAGTGACCATAAAGCTTTAATTGATGCATAGTGTTTGACACTTTTGTCCACTCTCTCCAGTGGAAACATTTGACGGGGATAGAACTGGGGTGGGTTGAGAGAATGTACAAAGACACACCGGAGACAAAAATGCAAGAATACAGTGTACACAACCACCCCTGAAAGGATCAATCTCTGGCATCCCAAAACTTTAAAAAAAGTACATCTCCAAGGCCATGGATAGTCAACGTGGGACTTTTGAACTCTCGCTGCCTGTCAGTGCTGTAACTCCAGTTAGTGTTCGGACAATGAACTTACAGCAGGCCACAAAAGGTACAGATAAAGTGCTTTTCTTTACATGACACAAATAATTAAAAGTGAGTCAAAATTAACTCTGGGATCGCTCACAAATAACCCATAGATACCACACTTCTGAAGTATTCAAACCAAACTGAAATGGAAGAGAGAAACGtttgaaaaaacaacaaaacaacgtATAAATAACGTTACATCGACGTATCCAACTAGCAACGCTGAAGAAGGCTACAAAGATGAAACACTGTATGATAGAATAAACTACAGTACTATCTCTGGATGGAACAGTTTCACAGTTTCATATTTGGAAAGTAATGAACTTTAAGAGTAAGACTTTTCACCAGAAATGTTGTGGATATGCTTCCTGGTCTATTCAAGAAGAGTTGCTGGGCTTCCGATGAGGATGGCACTGGGACTGAATGGACCTGACAAGGTCCTCTGACTGGCTGTCGTTGAACCGCTTCGCGACCAATCGGTCGAGAGGACCGTTCACAAAAGCAGCAGTATAGAGATCTCATGGGATTGTAGAACGGTCAACTTAAATCGTTATGGATAATAAATGGTTACAGATAATAAATACATTCTGATTTGTAGTATGTTGCTATTCAGTTCTATTGAAATGTGGTTAcatctaaaaaataaaataaaaaatacaaaattgaGGAATTGTTCCGTGTCGTCCATGAGATGCCTCAAAATTGCCCTTTCTTGCTCCCTTATCCAGTCAACAACATTCCACCTGAGCAGCCATTTTCCTCCAGCCATGTGGGGTTGGGAAAATGCTGTATAAATAGTGACCGTGGAAACTGcacacgctccctctctctcctggggatAGATGACTCAAAGAGTCAGAGATCTGCAACCTCTGACAGAAGACCATTCTTCCGCCTTCAGCCTctacacagagtgagagagagagagagagagagagagagagagagagagagagacgagagaaggAAAAGAAAGAACAAACAGAGTAATGAGTTTGAGCAAATAATGGCAGTTTCCCCATGGAGGGACATTCTAACTGCAGGCTTAGACTTTGCACTGGGAGAGATGTGCATGTAGAATAGATGGATTCTTACTTTGCCATTCAAGACAGAACATTTCTACGTGAGTCCAAGACACTGTCTTAACTTTCAGAAGTCACGCTTGGACAATCTCTGGACAGCTGACATGGCAAAAACTATTGCCATCATGAGTGATTCAAAAGAGTGGCATTCTCAACAGCTTCTGGTGAGCATTATGAACAGAGCTCAGTACAGGTACCTTCACACAGCTACTGAGGCGTTGCCAGAGCAAACAGTGGTCCTGGGAGCTGTCTGGCTGGATCATATCACCCTGAGACAATATTTaacctaggtgtgtgtgtgaagggccTAGTGCTTGGCTACATGGGGTCTGATTCCACACAATCAACAAACGGATACCAGGGGAACATGGGCTTGTGCTTTTGATTAATCAGGCCTTACAATGTTCTATGACAACTAGGGGGATAGGCAGGCTGAGACCAAATCATAAGTCCCTGAGTTCAGTCAACCAAAATCATGAAACTAGCTAAAAATCTACCGGAATGATGGGTGCAAACGTGCACTTTTCTAAAATTTCATGACCAAATCAACTCAATGACTTGAAAAGGTGATTTGGTTTAACTCACATTGATTTATTAGCTAGCCATAGCTAAAATATGCTTACGTTCTTAGTGGCTGTTTAAAgtaatataatatatgccatttagcagaagctTTTCCCAAAAAGACTTACAATCCGGAGtgcatatatttttttacaggcTTAGTTAATCGTTAGAACCTTTAGGCGCTTCGTTAAATCTGAGCAGTTTCCCCAAAACCATTGTAACTAAAGTTCCACTTGAAAAAAAATGCTCATTATttatagggctgggaattgccaccTCACGATACTATCACAATACTTAAGTGttgatacgatatgtattgcaattctcaTGATTCTACAGTGCACTCAGACAGTATTCATAACCCTCGACTTatcacacattttgttgtgttaagcctgaattaaaaatggattaaatatttgttTCCCccccacccatctacacacaataagtTTAGATATTTTCGGCAaatgtaaaacaaacaaaaaaaacagaaagatGTTTCACTGTCTCTGTGACCACAGATAACATCATAACAAAGTTGACTACCACtacaaagttgccaatgtcttCGAAATTGTTACAAACAAAGTAAGGACAAAAATATGCTTCAAATGAAAACAGATGACTCCATTAAAAGATAAATACACTACATAGTGATGTATATTTAAATCATATTGAAACCAATTCCATGTTCAATAAATTAGTTTTTTTTGTGCTAATTGTAGGCTAAGCTACTGTCTGTAACTGTTGCCTCAATATACTATTTCATGATGTGTAACAGCGTGTGCGCAATGATGTGCCAGATCTGTGAATTACTGCATTATTATAGGGTAGTCTAAACATAAGAATAAGCCAACTCAATATTAGCAGCCATATAGGCCAAGTGATAATATCTCAACTAAGAGTTATCCGTTGTCAGTATTGTGGAAGAATTCTAATGTTTATGATCCGAGAGCAGCGCTGCCTTCCTTTTGATCCTATCAGTATTGACAGATGCTCCGATGACGACGGACGCACTTGGTGAGCATTCTCTCTACGAGGCGTTCCGGGAAATGCATGGGACATCGTCGCACTTGTAAGCTTCAGTTCCATCCCTATCGGGAAACCGGGCCCTGCTTAGTTAGTTGTAAAAATGCCAAACATTCTTTAAGAAAATGCAAccccaaaaaatgtaattaaGAATATTTTACTTTACAACATTTCCATGCCTGTATGTATGAGATAAGCAAAAATATAGTTCAGACATTCAAAGAGAGGGTGGGTATTTCGCCTGAACATTGCCCAACATGTATCCTTAATCAAAGGTACCGGAATAGTGTATTTAGTGAACAAACTCACAAATAGTCTGAGTGTTGTGGACTCACCTACGTTTCGCAGTGAGAGGTGAGTAGAGAGGTGATCTCGGGGCTCATGTGGCCCACGGCCTTGGCAGCTTCCACGATGGCTCGCCGGTACATCCCTTTCTTCTTGCGGTTGAATCTCGACCTGAAGAACTCCCGGAAGGGGGAGAGTTTGGCAACGGACAGCTGGGAGGTAGTGGGCGAGCCGAACCAGGCCACCTTGGCCTCTGGCCACTGGACCTCGCAGTTAGATTCCTCTTTGCGGCTGCCGCTGATGCTGAGCACCCTCGCCGGCCACCAGGGGAACCCATGGATCTTCCCCCACACGACGTCTCCCACGGCCACCGCGTGGCCCTCCTCCGTCACGCACTTGGTCATGCTACGTGTGTGCAGGCGCACGGTGAGTGGCGGCACAGTCTTGCTGTCGTCTTGTGAGATCGAGGAGGACATGGAGGAGATGTGCTCGCCGGGCGCTAGGTCGCACAGCTCTGGGGACGTGCCATCTGAGCTGAAGGATTTGGATTCGTCTAGACTGTCTGTGCTGCACACGGACAGGCTGGAGGAGTCCGCTTTCCTCTTGCGAAGGTTGATGAGCAGCGCAAGGTCACTTTGGCCTCGGTCTGCCTCCTCTCCAGAGCTCCCCGACCACAGCTCCATGGGGGTTTTCTCCCCAGAGTCCTCCGAGTGGGGCAGGGGACGAGGGACCGGGACCCCGAGGCCCTTtctgctctgcctctctaccAGCTCTGCATCGTAGACCGTCAGGCTGTCCTCTCCGTCCCCCAGGGTCCTCACTCGAATCTTGGGGGAGGGGAAGTCCAGGCCGGCCGTTGGCGGTCTGGGGAGCTTGAGTTTGGGAATGGACACGGTCAGGCCCGTCCTGGTGGCGTCCAGGATGTGGCGCTGCTCCtgggtctgggttagggtggtgGGCTCGGGCACCTTGCCCAGCTGGCCTTTTAGGCCGTTTTGCATCAGCTGCTTAGGGCAGAAGGGCTTGACAGAGCCGTGGACCCGAGCTGGGATCTTCATCACCTCGCCCTTGCCTTGCGGAGTGCTGTAGGAGATCTTGATGACCGGGCTGTGGGGAATGATGTCCACTGCAGGGAACTTTGGTTCCTCATCCCTCTTGTCCTTCCGGAGCCGCTTGCTGTCATAGCCGGTGGGGCCATTCTCCCGCCTCTTGCTGTTATCCTTGGTGGCATCTGCATCCTCTTTCCTGGTCAACTTCACAGACCCGTCTTTGGAGTCTTCATCGCTCTGTGGAGCATTCTCTTTCCTGGAAGCCTTGGTTGTGGGCATCCCGTCCTTACTGTCCTCGTCACTGTTCAGTGTGTTCTTACACTTCTCGCACAACACCTGCCGGGGGCGGAGTCTGATGGTGCTCATGGTCATCTGCCCGGGCTCTCGGGTCCGCCTCTTCTTCCTTTTAATGGTCCGCGGAGGTGGCTGAGGTACCCATTGACCATAGCTGTGGCGCACCCAAATGGGCTGAGGGAAGGGAGCTCCTTCAAAATATGGAGGGTATGGACCGTGCCCGGCAGGCACTGTTGTGGGCAGAGGGGCTGGGAGTCGGGCACCTAGTGGGTCATTTTCAGGGAGCGTGTTTTCATCCTTTGGTCTATGATGTGAAGCCTGGCTGGGAGGTTTAGTAACAGGTTCCTCTCTCAGGACTTCAGGGATTTCACAACCAGGTTTCAATGCAGGGCATTCCACTGGCTTTGTTGTGATATCCGGTAGGCAGAAAAGCCCAGTCCTAAGAAAAAAagtgagattttttttaaactttagtatGCTTTGTAGCTTCTGGGTTATTAGATCCAATCATGATGAAGTCAAATTGTTTGCACTCAACTTTATCATTGTGGATAAAGCAAGAATTTAAATTCTTTAGTTTAAGTTCCTGTTCGGGTCAAGAACATTAACTCGACTAAATCTAAGCACAACAAATGCACTCCTCTGACCTTGTTGCAACCAAACCTCTTATGGTTGCAACACTTTAGTTTGTGTAAAAGACAGCACATTTATCACCTGTGTTGGGTTTTCTACTGGAGTGGGGGTTGGGAGACAGCAAGCAAGCAGGTCGTTGTCTAGTTCACCTCTAGCCCACACCTACAGCCTTGCGCTTCAAACTGAAAAAGCTGAAGTGCGTGTTTTCTCTGTAAATTCACATGTTCCTTTTCATGCCAGTGGCCTACAGGCGTGACGTGTCCAAGCCGGGCTTCTCTAAGGAGCCATTTGAAAAGGGAGTTGAGAGCAGCCAAGGCAGCAGCAGCAACATGGCTGTGCTCCACTCTGCTGTCAGAGACAGCAGACAAAGAGACTACAGGATACCCAGGAGCCCCCTCCACTCCATCTGACTAAAAAAAATAACAACCCTGTGAATCACTCGGGACCCAGAGAGAGCCAGGAGATTCGCTTGTTTTCACATCAGTGTCTGCTGGGTGCTTGTGTGTAATGAGATGATTAATTAAAGCACATTTAGGCAGCCCGAAAGGCGTTTCCCCATGAGCGGCTATTGTCACATTTAAATAAAGAGGCCCAGCGAGGCCTGTTTCCTGTGCTTTAGAGGAGACCTTTAAAGGCCCTTCTAGAGCAACACAATCTCAGCCATCACAATGATTGACACAGGCTGGACATAGTGGTTAACAGGCCATGAcaaatcctgtttccatttaacATAGAATGCTGTACATACACTACAACCAAATAAAGAGATGCTGCACAAAGGATACATGACATGGAAACTGGAGACGCACAATTAAGGGAAATGCATTCCTATAAACCTAAAAGAAGAACTCACATTTTGACTTTACCAAAGCAAAATATGCCCGTATGCCAAACCACTGTTCTTTGTTTAAGCTTAGATCTTTTCCACTGGGGAAGGTCAATCTCAAGGCATTTGGAGTGATCCATCATGTGAATGTGTAGGCCTACATGTCTTAGTGAAGGCCTACCGATATGAAAAGCTGGTAAGATTCTGATGCTGAGTCTATAAATAAATAAACCCTGTGGCATTTAAAAAAGGTGCACCCACTGCACTGTACTAGCATGTACTAGTGCAACACAAGGCCAGTACATGTGACACACACTGCGAGCCAGATAACATGCCCCATATGAATGCCAATcattcaaataacattttataccTTACATCTATTGTTAACACCCTATACATAGGCATAAATGGGATTTCTTGCCAACATTGTGTAGTTCACCCTTTGTCAAGTACAAAGTGGGCCTATAGCCTAGTTTTTCTGGTGTCTAATTTCCTTGGAAACGCGACAATTAGTGCCATCTTTAACAGCAAAACACAGCTGTATAATCTCTTATTTAGAGGTTCAAGTCAATCATTTATAATTAGGCCTACACTGGTTGTATCATTAGCTAAGGGTAACATTGGATGACTGAGTTTAACATAGGCCTACATTATTGAAAGCACAAGAACAGGAGAAGGCAAATTTATAATGATGTGATGCCCATCACTTTGCATATCTAGTATTAAAACATGTAACCTTGATGTAATAATTACTAGATAGGTAGCTATAAGAATGTATGTACAAAAGTCTAATATGAGAAAGGGTGTTTCAGTAAGGCCAGCCATAGCTGGGTTACATTGTTGGCAGTCTAAATCTAGCCAACATTGAACTAGCTTGATAGTTAAGCTAACAATGAGGTAACGTTACCCACGTAAGCATAACTTTTGTTGAAATGCCCATCACATTACTTTCACGGGGTGGTTGGCTTTATCCAAACTTCCTAGTAATGATACACGTGTTTATATGTTATTAATATGCCAGCATACCAGCAAATCAgagttagctggctaacgttaactagcaagctagctacaaCCCCTTGGAGTCTATTGTATGATGgcccatgtagctagctagttagcatgctAAATTAGCCAGCATACATTAGCAGGCTAACTAGCTAATTATTTTGTGACACAAGTATACAATTATTCGAATAAATAAGACTCACTTTTTGTTGCAATCGAGTAATATCCCCATGTAGCACCTTTCTTGATAAGTAAGCGTCACTACTAGTGTATCGTTAACTATTTGATCAACAGTGACAGGAATCCGAGAGCCGGCCCGCAGCTCCTCGGCCACAGCCTCCATATTTTCCGGCGTGAGGTGTCCGGCTTGGCGGTACTCGAGCCCGGCCCTGGGAGCCACGATCGCCTCTGCTAAAGATGCTTCTCCCTTCTACTTTCGAGCACGGGAGGGTACACCAGGGCACGAAATGACGCCATCACCCCCCACCAAGTCAATTACAACAGTTCTACCACTGGTGACATCACACAAAGACAGAGGATAAAAATATTTTGAGGTTGCCCCTCTGTCTTGCTTAAAATTATACCGTTTGGCTTTCCGTTTATTGTTGGCTCATGTAGCCACCATTTCAGAACAATAGCTATTTCATCACTATTAGTTATTATCTAgctaatacatttttaaaatgtaatttaactaggcaagtcagttaagaacaatttttattttatttacactgacatcctaggaacagtgggttacctgccttgttcaggcacAGACCGAAAGATGTTTACCttctcagctcagggattcgatcgagCAAACACCGGCAAATggcccagcactctaaccactaagctaccagCCGCCCCCCGATACATTTCCCCCTTCCATTTTAATGTTATCGTCAGGCCATTTTTTTATCGTGCCATTCCAAATTACATATATTCCTACCTTCAAACTGCCCTGGTTTACATGAATCACCCCCATATTTACTGTCTGTATCCAAGCCAACTGCATCAATAAGTAATTTGGGCAGGAgctctactgcttgagctcctgttcctcttatagaatactCTTATAGAGCTTCTGCACCTTAATATAAACAGTATAAACAGTTCCAGCACCCAAAAGGAGTACCGGAACCTATTGAAGTCAAAGTCAAGCACTGAATTTAGGCTATAGGCACACATACAG
Above is a genomic segment from Oncorhynchus masou masou isolate Uvic2021 chromosome 23, UVic_Omas_1.1, whole genome shotgun sequence containing:
- the LOC135510876 gene encoding PWWP domain-containing protein 2B-like isoform X1; translation: MEAVAEELRAGSRIPVTVDQIVNDTLVVTLTYQERCYMGILLDCNKKTGLFCLPDITTKPVECPALKPGCEIPEVLREEPVTKPPSQASHHRPKDENTLPENDPLGARLPAPLPTTVPAGHGPYPPYFEGAPFPQPIWVRHSYGQWVPQPPPRTIKRKKRRTREPGQMTMSTIRLRPRQVLCEKCKNTLNSDEDSKDGMPTTKASRKENAPQSDEDSKDGSVKLTRKEDADATKDNSKRRENGPTGYDSKRLRKDKRDEEPKFPAVDIIPHSPVIKISYSTPQGKGEVMKIPARVHGSVKPFCPKQLMQNGLKGQLGKVPEPTTLTQTQEQRHILDATRTGLTVSIPKLKLPRPPTAGLDFPSPKIRVRTLGDGEDSLTVYDAELVERQSRKGLGVPVPRPLPHSEDSGEKTPMELWSGSSGEEADRGQSDLALLINLRKRKADSSSLSVCSTDSLDESKSFSSDGTSPELCDLAPGEHISSMSSSISQDDSKTVPPLTVRLHTRSMTKCVTEEGHAVAVGDVVWGKIHGFPWWPARVLSISGSRKEESNCEVQWPEAKVAWFGSPTTSQLSVAKLSPFREFFRSRFNRKKKGMYRRAIVEAAKAVGHMSPEITSLLTSHCETG
- the LOC135510876 gene encoding PWWP domain-containing protein 2B-like isoform X2; the encoded protein is MEAVAEELRAGSRIPVTVDQIVNDTLVVTLTYQERCYMGILLDCNKKTGLFCLPDITTKPVECPALKPGCEIPEVLREEPVTKPPSQASHHRPKDENTLPENDPLGARLPAPLPTTVPAGHGPYPPYFEGAPFPQPIWVRHSYGQWVPQPPPRTIKRKKRRTREPGQMTMSTIRLRPRQVLCEKCKNTLNSDEDSKDGMPTTKASRKENAPQSDEDSKDGSVKLTRKEDADATKDNSKRRENGPTGYDSKRLRKDKRDEEPKFPAVDIIPHSPVIKISYSTPQGKGEVMKIPARVHGSVKPFCPKQLMQNGLKGQLGKVPEPTTLTQTQEQRHILDATRTGLTVSIPKLKLPRPPTAGLDFPSPKIRVRTLGDGEDSLTVYDAELVERQSRKGLGVPVPRPLPHSEDSGEKTPMELWSGSSGEEADRGQSDLALLINLRKRKADSSSLSVCSTDSLDESKSFSSDGTSPELCDLAPGEHISSMSSSISQDDSKTVPPLTVRLHTRSMTKCVTEEGHAVAVGDVVWGKIHGFPWWPARVLSISGSRKEESNCEVQWPEAKVAWFGSPTTSQLSVAKLSPFREFFRSRFNRKKKGMYRRAIVEAAKAVGHMSPEITSLLTSHCET